From Brassica oleracea var. oleracea cultivar TO1000 chromosome C3, BOL, whole genome shotgun sequence, a single genomic window includes:
- the LOC106333640 gene encoding uncharacterized protein LOC106333640: protein MAKKILMSVNMRCEKCRSAALKIGGQTTGVTFVGLEGKEKDQVVVIGEGIDAAGLVLRLRKKVGFADLISVTDVDTS, encoded by the exons ATGGCCAAG AAAATCTTGATGTCGGTAAATATGAGGTGCGAAAAATGTCGCTCAGCAGCTCTTAAGATCGGAGGCCAAACCACTG GAGTGACTTTTGTGGGGTTAGAAGGAAAAGAAAAAGATCAAGTGGTGGTGATCGGTGAAGGAATCGACGCCGCCGGTTTGGTCCTCCGGCTACGCAAGAAAGTCGGTTTTGCTGACCTTATTAGCGTCACTGATGTTGACACTTCCTAG
- the LOC106331798 gene encoding F-box protein At4g05010-like: MALPNGEFEISFSHGKLHGRDEEVVRLGFVRFTRGLRSKRILFSKSNHETVWNSDKLDSPPVKIPLKRSKTEPNSSVLESLHQDILIRVLCHVDHDDLERLKRVSKTIRNAVFEAKKSHFDYSTPRKTLPFRDPTSILEQDSSLSDQDEAMEPPNAPVGRRKINRESDLSRISMVLFK; this comes from the exons ATGGCGTTGCCAAACGGAGAATTTGAGATTAGTTTCAGTCACGGTAAGCTTCACGGAAGGGATGAAGAAGTGGTAAGGTTAGGGTTTGTGAGGTTCACTCGAGGTTTGAGGAGCAAAAGAATTCTGTTTTCGAAATCGAACCATGAAACCGTTTGGAATTCCGATAAACTTGATTCGCCGCCGGTGAAGATTCCTTTGAAGAGATCTAAGACAGAACCCAATAGTTCTGTTCTCGAGTCTCTGCATCAAGATATTTTG ATTCGGGTCCTTTGTCATGTTGATCACGATGACCTAGAGAGACTCAAACGTGTCTCTAAAACAATTAGAAATGCT GTATTCGAAGCAAAGAAGTCACATTTTGATTATAGCACACCAAGAAAGACTTTGCCTTTTCGAGACCCAACATCGATCCTCGAGCAAGATTCGAGTTTGAGTGATCAAGATGAGGCAATGGAGCCTCCTAATGCACCAGTTGGAAGGAGGAAGATTAACCGTGAATCAGATTTGTCCAGGATCTCTATGGTTTTGTTTAAATGA